From the Xenorhabdus ishibashii genome, one window contains:
- the adk gene encoding adenylate kinase has protein sequence MRIILLGAPGAGKGTQAQFIMEKYGIPQISTGDMLRAAVKAGTELGLKAKELMDNGKLVTDELVIALVKERIKQDDCHNGFLLDGFPRTIPQADAMKEAGIKVDYVLEFDVPDEIIVERIIGRRVHALSGRVYHIKFNPPKVENKDDATGEELTIRKDDQEDTVRKRLVEYHAQTAPLVSYYQQEAQAGNTKYFRLDGTRQVVEVSAELVNILGE, from the coding sequence ATGCGTATTATTCTACTGGGCGCGCCAGGCGCCGGTAAGGGGACTCAGGCACAATTTATCATGGAGAAATATGGGATCCCCCAAATTTCTACAGGTGACATGCTGCGTGCTGCGGTAAAAGCTGGCACCGAATTGGGTTTGAAAGCAAAAGAACTGATGGATAATGGCAAGCTGGTCACTGATGAGCTGGTCATTGCTTTGGTTAAAGAGCGCATCAAACAAGATGATTGTCATAATGGCTTCTTGTTGGATGGGTTCCCACGCACTATTCCTCAAGCCGATGCCATGAAAGAAGCGGGTATCAAGGTTGATTATGTGCTGGAATTTGATGTTCCTGATGAAATCATCGTTGAACGTATCATTGGTCGTCGTGTGCATGCGCTGTCAGGGCGTGTTTACCACATTAAATTCAATCCACCAAAAGTGGAAAACAAAGATGATGCCACAGGCGAAGAACTGACTATCCGTAAAGATGATCAGGAAGATACGGTCCGTAAACGTCTGGTTGAATACCACGCACAAACTGCACCCCTGGTTTCTTACTATCAGCAGGAAGCACAAGCTGGTAACACAAAATACTTCAGACTTGATGGCACTCGTCAAGTAGTAGAAGTTAGCGCAGAGCTGGTTAACATTCTGGGCGAATGA
- the hemH gene encoding ferrochelatase, whose translation MSSKKYGVLLVNLGTPDAPTPAAIRCYLAKFLSDRRVVDIPPFIWKPILNSFILPFRSSRIAKLYQEIWMEEGSPLLVYSRRQQKLLGEKLADIPIALGMTYGSPSLSQAVESLLQQGIEALIILPLYPQYSSTTSAAVFDGISKILQEYQTIPSLHFIRSYATHPAYIAALKETIEQSFEKHGQPDRLIISYHGIPERLAKMGDIYPQDCKATTKLLSQALNYPADKIVMTYQSRFGYLPWLSPYTDKTMASLPSQGVEHVQVVCPGFAADCLETLEEIEQQNKIIFLKAGGKKFEYIPALNDNDAHISLLEKLVNSVMK comes from the coding sequence ATGAGTAGCAAGAAGTATGGTGTCCTATTAGTGAACCTTGGTACACCTGATGCGCCAACACCAGCAGCAATAAGATGTTATCTGGCAAAGTTTCTGAGTGACAGAAGGGTAGTTGATATCCCGCCATTTATTTGGAAACCTATCCTGAATAGTTTTATTCTTCCTTTCCGTTCTTCTCGAATTGCTAAGCTTTACCAAGAAATTTGGATGGAAGAAGGCTCTCCTTTATTAGTTTATAGTCGTCGTCAACAGAAATTGCTGGGTGAAAAGTTGGCGGATATCCCTATTGCTTTGGGAATGACTTACGGTTCCCCTTCTTTATCTCAGGCCGTAGAGAGTTTGTTACAACAAGGTATTGAAGCTCTCATTATACTGCCGCTCTATCCTCAATATTCCAGTACAACTTCGGCAGCGGTTTTTGACGGGATCAGTAAAATATTACAAGAATATCAGACAATTCCTAGCCTGCATTTTATCCGTAGTTATGCCACACATCCTGCCTATATTGCAGCACTAAAGGAAACCATTGAACAGAGCTTTGAAAAGCATGGCCAGCCTGATCGGTTAATTATTTCCTATCATGGTATTCCTGAACGTCTGGCAAAGATGGGTGATATTTATCCACAAGATTGTAAGGCGACAACTAAACTGTTGAGCCAGGCACTGAATTATCCAGCAGATAAAATTGTGATGACATACCAGTCGCGTTTTGGTTATTTACCGTGGTTATCTCCTTATACAGATAAAACCATGGCTTCATTACCGAGCCAAGGTGTGGAACATGTCCAAGTAGTATGTCCGGGGTTTGCGGCAGATTGTTTGGAAACGTTGGAAGAGATTGAGCAACAGAATAAAATTATCTTTTTAAAAGCTGGCGGGAAAAAGTTTGAATATATCCCCGCACTTAATGATAATGACGCCCACATTTCTTTGCTTGAAAAGTTGGTAAATAGTGTCATGAAATAA
- the wzz(fepE) gene encoding LPS O-antigen length regulator Wzz(fepE), producing the protein MSNKPIKHPDFYQENANYYPPAQEDEIDLFELFSVIFQSKYLIIAISLTFAIIGFGIASFLPQKWTSTAAVVKPDLEEFQPLKNALTDLHVLNIDPKVTEGSMYKRFIENYNSRVLREEYLVNTDYFKALLAKDNHHSEQEKRKLIETIVNKNIEMTLPKKEKDDEIIDEVKLSFSAGNAEDAYNLLSGYIKFVSSVVRDQVKEELVDMVHQKLEYSQKLYALDLERIGNMRSVDIERLKYAISLADSAGIKKPVSNGGSMIKDDPDYSIALGSDALQRKLQITEGITDPTKIDADLRNRQLYIKNLEKVNVNTVDFIPFKYMQEPYEPTSKDSPKRLLILIGAGFIGFILSIMYVLLRHMVRSRQKQEA; encoded by the coding sequence ATGAGTAATAAACCTATTAAACACCCCGATTTTTACCAAGAAAATGCAAACTATTATCCTCCAGCGCAGGAGGACGAAATTGATTTGTTTGAACTATTTTCTGTCATCTTCCAATCAAAATATTTGATCATTGCAATATCTCTCACTTTTGCAATTATTGGTTTCGGTATTGCATCATTTTTACCACAAAAATGGACTAGTACAGCCGCTGTAGTGAAACCGGATCTAGAAGAGTTTCAGCCATTAAAAAATGCGTTAACGGATTTACATGTTCTGAATATAGATCCTAAGGTGACAGAAGGATCAATGTATAAGCGGTTTATTGAAAACTATAATTCACGTGTATTGCGTGAAGAATATTTAGTTAATACCGATTACTTTAAGGCTTTGCTCGCTAAGGATAATCATCATTCTGAGCAGGAAAAAAGAAAACTGATCGAGACAATTGTCAATAAAAACATCGAGATGACTTTACCTAAGAAAGAGAAAGATGATGAAATTATCGATGAAGTCAAACTCTCTTTCAGTGCAGGTAATGCAGAAGATGCTTACAATCTATTAAGTGGCTATATCAAATTCGTCTCTTCAGTGGTTCGTGATCAAGTGAAAGAAGAACTGGTTGATATGGTACATCAGAAACTGGAATACTCACAAAAGCTTTATGCCCTCGATTTGGAACGTATCGGCAATATGCGCAGCGTAGATATTGAGCGATTGAAGTATGCGATTTCTCTTGCCGATTCTGCCGGGATTAAAAAGCCAGTATCAAATGGCGGCTCTATGATCAAGGATGACCCAGATTATTCGATTGCGCTGGGTTCTGATGCACTGCAACGTAAGTTACAGATTACTGAAGGAATTACTGATCCAACTAAAATTGATGCGGACCTGCGTAACCGCCAGTTGTATATTAAAAATCTGGAAAAAGTGAATGTGAATACAGTTGATTTTATACCATTCAAGTACATGCAGGAACCTTATGAGCCAACATCAAAAGATTCACCTAAGCGTTTGCTGATTTTGATTGGAGCAGGCTTTATCGGGTTTATTTTATCTATCATGTATGTTCTGTTGCGTCACATGGTACGTAGTCGCCAGAAACAAGAAGCTTAA